The following are encoded together in the Rhizobium tumorigenes genome:
- a CDS encoding PAS domain-containing sensor histidine kinase, with amino-acid sequence MMEMNESLPEQADARPCGPGLPRQDGIQAADCNRQRAPRKSSRFVAILSFLASGTALASLAGPALAQAQMPAAARLFTSSEIVTFSVVIGVVSAALLSTLWLVRQRGNLETESREIRTALSDANQRISRYQALIADKNRRIVIWDGPNTRPELLGQLPIETGAPQDNEFLAFGRWMKSWSAGDLDKAIDKLRSSGQGFDLVVETNRDEILEAQGRISGGRAFVRFVALNNLRAELAEIKIERDRLLTSISAFQNLLDAIDLPVWQRDPDGKLTWVNHAYGEAVEAVSPEEAIREGREFLSTIARERIRASATPDSPFHDKISTVVRGNRTFFDVVDVRARSGSAGMAIDVSETEAVRAELQRTLKSHAETLDHLATPVAIFDGNRRLQFYNQAFVQLWELDISFLESKPDNSELLDRLRAAKKLPEPLNWKTWKESVLSVYRALDTQSDLWHLPNGQILRVFATAHPQGGATWVFENLTEQVDLETRYNTLVKVQGETIDHLSEGVAVFGPDGRMRLSNPAFRALWGISETEAKPGTHIRMVADACLASYDKPDGWKSFAEQITSFNDERPSSQGTLELFSGLVLDYAVTPLPNAQTMLTFVNMTDSVRAERALTEKNEALRKADELKNDFVQHVSYELRSPLTNIIGFTDLLKTPGIGPLSERQAEYIDHIATSSSVLLTLVNDILDLATVDAGIMRLNCSNILLDDLLDDVSLQIADRLQESGVTLEIIVPAQLGSVVADQQRLKQILLKLLNNAANFAPEGSVISLKCHRDGTDFLFSVADQGPGIPEDVMGTVFKRFASNGKGGKRSGAGLGLSIVESFVSLHSGQVSIDSQPGKGTIVRCRIPSADVPQSIAAAE; translated from the coding sequence CTGATGGAAATGAACGAAAGCCTGCCAGAGCAGGCTGACGCGCGACCCTGCGGTCCAGGCTTGCCAAGGCAAGACGGAATACAGGCGGCTGATTGCAATCGCCAGCGCGCGCCGCGTAAATCGTCGCGCTTCGTCGCCATCCTTTCCTTCCTTGCTTCCGGTACTGCCCTTGCGTCACTCGCAGGCCCGGCGCTTGCCCAGGCGCAGATGCCGGCAGCGGCCAGATTGTTCACATCGTCGGAAATAGTCACCTTCTCCGTGGTGATCGGCGTCGTCTCCGCCGCTCTGCTGTCGACGCTGTGGCTCGTCCGCCAGCGTGGCAACCTCGAGACAGAAAGCCGCGAGATCCGCACAGCCCTGTCGGACGCCAACCAGCGCATTTCACGATACCAAGCGCTGATCGCCGACAAGAACCGCCGCATCGTCATCTGGGACGGCCCCAACACGCGGCCGGAACTGCTGGGCCAGCTCCCTATCGAGACCGGCGCGCCGCAAGACAACGAGTTTCTCGCATTCGGTCGCTGGATGAAATCCTGGTCCGCCGGCGATCTCGACAAGGCGATCGACAAGCTGCGCAGCAGCGGCCAAGGCTTCGACCTGGTGGTCGAAACCAACCGCGACGAAATACTCGAAGCGCAAGGCCGGATCTCCGGCGGGCGCGCCTTCGTCCGCTTTGTCGCGCTCAATAACCTCCGTGCCGAACTGGCTGAAATCAAGATCGAGCGGGACCGATTGCTGACGTCGATCTCGGCCTTCCAGAACCTGCTCGACGCCATCGATCTTCCCGTCTGGCAGCGTGATCCCGATGGCAAGTTGACCTGGGTCAACCATGCCTATGGCGAAGCCGTGGAAGCCGTTTCGCCTGAGGAAGCGATCCGCGAGGGTCGTGAATTCCTGAGCACCATTGCCCGCGAACGCATCCGCGCCTCCGCAACGCCCGACTCGCCTTTCCACGACAAGATTTCGACTGTCGTCCGCGGCAACCGCACGTTTTTCGACGTGGTCGACGTACGCGCCCGCAGTGGTTCCGCCGGCATGGCAATCGATGTGTCTGAGACTGAGGCTGTGCGCGCCGAGCTACAGCGGACGCTGAAAAGCCATGCCGAAACGCTCGACCATCTCGCGACACCTGTCGCCATCTTCGACGGCAACCGCCGTCTGCAATTCTACAACCAGGCCTTCGTGCAGCTCTGGGAACTCGATATCTCCTTCCTGGAATCGAAGCCTGACAACAGCGAACTGCTGGACCGGCTGCGCGCTGCCAAAAAGCTGCCCGAGCCGCTGAACTGGAAGACCTGGAAGGAAAGCGTGCTTTCCGTCTACCGGGCGCTGGATACGCAATCCGACCTCTGGCATCTTCCGAACGGCCAGATCCTGCGCGTTTTCGCGACCGCGCATCCCCAGGGTGGCGCCACTTGGGTGTTCGAAAACCTTACCGAGCAAGTCGATCTCGAAACCCGTTATAATACGCTCGTCAAGGTCCAGGGCGAGACCATCGACCACCTTTCGGAAGGTGTGGCGGTGTTCGGGCCCGACGGTCGCATGCGGCTGTCCAACCCGGCGTTCCGCGCGCTATGGGGCATCAGCGAGACTGAAGCCAAGCCCGGAACCCATATCCGCATGGTGGCCGATGCCTGCCTCGCCTCCTATGACAAGCCGGATGGCTGGAAATCCTTTGCCGAACAGATCACCAGCTTCAACGACGAACGGCCTTCTTCGCAAGGGACGCTTGAGCTATTCTCCGGACTGGTGCTCGACTACGCAGTGACACCGCTGCCGAATGCCCAGACGATGCTGACTTTCGTCAATATGACAGACAGCGTCCGCGCCGAGCGCGCCTTGACGGAAAAGAACGAGGCGCTGCGCAAGGCAGACGAACTCAAGAACGACTTCGTCCAGCACGTGTCCTACGAACTGCGCTCGCCACTGACCAACATCATCGGCTTCACCGATCTCCTGAAGACGCCGGGTATCGGGCCGCTCAGCGAGCGGCAGGCCGAGTATATCGACCATATCGCCACATCTTCTTCGGTGCTGCTGACGCTCGTCAACGACATTCTCGATCTGGCGACCGTCGATGCAGGTATCATGCGGCTCAATTGCAGCAATATCCTTCTCGATGACCTTCTGGATGACGTCTCGCTGCAAATCGCGGACAGGCTGCAGGAGAGTGGCGTCACGCTGGAAATCATTGTTCCGGCACAGCTCGGCAGTGTCGTTGCCGACCAGCAGCGCCTGAAACAGATTTTGCTGAAGCTTCTCAACAACGCCGCCAATTTTGCACCGGAAGGTTCGGTCATTTCGCTGAAATGCCATCGTGACGGCACCGATTTCCTGTTTTCCGTTGCCGATCAAGGCCCGGGTATCCCGGAAGACGTGATGGGAACGGTGTTCAAGCGCTTCGCGTCCAACGGCAAGGGCGGAAAGCGCAGCGGCGCCGGTCTCGGACTGTCGATCGTCGAAAGCTTCGTCAGCCTGCACAGCGGACAGGTTTCCATCGACAGCCAGCCCGGCAAGGGAACTATCGTGCGCTGCCGCATTCCCTCTGCCGACGTTCCGCAATCGATTGCCGCTGCCGAGTGA
- the ahcY gene encoding adenosylhomocysteinase, whose product MTTDKDYVVADIALADFGRKEIDIAETEMPGLMSCREEFGPTQPLKGARITGSLHMTIQTAVLIETLVKLGADVRWASCNIFSTQDHAAAAIAASGVPVFAIKGESLEDYWTYTDRIFQWADGGFSNMILDDGGDATMYILLGARAEAGEDVLSTPTSEEEVILMAQIKKRMAASPGWFTKQRDAIKGVTEETTTGVHRLYELSQKGLLPFPAINVNDSVTKSKFDNKYGCKESLVDGIRRGTDVMMAGKVAVVCGYGDVGKGSAASLLGAGARVKVTEVDPICALQAAMDGFEVVTLEDVVSSADIFITTTGNKDVIRIEHMREMKDMAIVGNIGHFDNEIQVASLKNLKWTNIKPQVDMIEFPKGNRMILLSEGRLLNLGNATGHPSFVMSASFTNQTLAQIELFTKPGEYKNDVYVLPKHLDEKVARLHLAKLGVKLTELSTEQAAYIGVPAQGPFKADHYRY is encoded by the coding sequence ATGACCACTGACAAGGACTACGTTGTCGCAGATATCGCGCTTGCCGACTTTGGTCGCAAGGAAATCGACATCGCCGAAACCGAAATGCCGGGACTGATGTCCTGCCGTGAGGAATTCGGCCCGACGCAGCCGCTTAAGGGCGCGCGCATCACCGGTTCGCTTCACATGACCATCCAGACGGCCGTGCTGATCGAAACGCTGGTCAAGCTGGGTGCCGACGTGCGCTGGGCTTCCTGCAACATCTTCTCGACCCAGGACCATGCTGCAGCCGCGATTGCCGCCTCGGGCGTTCCAGTTTTTGCCATCAAGGGCGAGTCCCTTGAAGACTACTGGACCTACACCGACCGGATCTTCCAGTGGGCCGACGGTGGCTTTTCCAACATGATCCTCGACGATGGCGGCGATGCCACCATGTACATCCTTCTCGGCGCCCGCGCCGAAGCTGGCGAAGATGTGCTGTCGACGCCGACCTCCGAGGAAGAGGTCATCCTCATGGCACAGATCAAGAAGCGCATGGCCGCTTCGCCCGGCTGGTTCACCAAGCAGCGCGATGCCATCAAGGGCGTTACCGAAGAAACTACCACGGGCGTTCATCGCCTCTACGAACTCAGCCAGAAGGGCCTGCTGCCCTTCCCGGCCATCAACGTCAACGACAGCGTCACCAAGTCGAAGTTCGACAACAAGTATGGCTGCAAGGAATCGCTCGTAGACGGTATCCGCCGCGGTACCGACGTGATGATGGCCGGCAAGGTTGCCGTTGTCTGCGGTTACGGTGACGTCGGCAAGGGTTCGGCCGCTTCGCTGCTCGGCGCTGGCGCCCGCGTCAAGGTCACAGAAGTCGACCCAATCTGCGCCCTGCAGGCTGCCATGGACGGTTTTGAAGTCGTTACGCTCGAAGACGTCGTCTCTTCGGCCGACATCTTCATCACCACTACCGGCAACAAGGATGTCATCCGCATCGAGCACATGCGCGAGATGAAGGACATGGCAATTGTCGGCAACATCGGCCATTTCGACAACGAAATTCAGGTTGCCTCGCTGAAGAACCTGAAGTGGACGAACATCAAGCCGCAGGTCGACATGATCGAGTTCCCCAAGGGTAATCGTATGATCCTGCTGTCGGAAGGCCGTCTTCTGAACCTCGGCAACGCCACCGGCCATCCTTCTTTCGTGATGTCCGCATCGTTCACCAACCAGACGCTGGCCCAGATCGAACTGTTCACCAAGCCTGGCGAGTACAAGAACGATGTGTACGTTCTGCCAAAGCACCTCGACGAAAAGGTTGCCCGCCTCCATCTCGCCAAGCTCGGCGTCAAGCTGACCGAACTTTCGACGGAGCAGGCTGCCTATATCGGCGTCCCGGCTCAGGGCCCCTTCAAGGCTGACCACTACAGGTACTAA
- a CDS encoding HPr family phosphocarrier protein, which yields MTSHSRELLIINKRGLHARASAKFVQTVEAFDAAITVSRDGTTVGGNSIMGLMMLAASPGCSVLVTASGNQAEEALNALDALIANKFGEEM from the coding sequence ATGACATCGCATTCCCGCGAACTGCTCATCATCAATAAACGTGGCCTGCATGCCCGCGCCTCGGCAAAATTTGTCCAGACCGTCGAAGCCTTCGATGCCGCCATCACGGTGTCCAGGGACGGAACGACGGTGGGCGGCAATTCGATCATGGGCCTGATGATGCTTGCTGCAAGCCCAGGCTGCAGCGTGCTGGTGACCGCCAGCGGAAACCAGGCGGAAGAAGCACTGAACGCCCTAGATGCCCTGATTGCCAACAAATTTGGCGAGGAAATGTAA
- a CDS encoding PTS sugar transporter subunit IIA yields MIGLVLVTHGKLAEEFRHAVEHVVGPQKFIETVSIGPEDDMDRRRQDIIQAVAGADDGHGVIILTDMFGGTPSNLAISVMNSGHTEVIAGVNLPMLIKLAGVRGENNMEKALVEASEAGRKYINVASRVLSGK; encoded by the coding sequence ATGATCGGACTTGTGCTTGTCACACATGGCAAGCTGGCTGAAGAGTTTCGTCATGCCGTCGAGCATGTCGTTGGTCCGCAGAAATTCATCGAAACCGTCTCCATCGGCCCGGAAGACGATATGGATCGCCGGAGACAGGACATCATCCAGGCCGTCGCCGGTGCCGATGACGGCCACGGAGTGATCATCCTCACAGATATGTTTGGCGGCACGCCCTCCAATCTGGCGATCTCGGTGATGAACAGCGGCCACACGGAAGTCATTGCCGGCGTCAACCTCCCGATGCTGATAAAACTGGCTGGCGTGCGCGGCGAAAACAATATGGAAAAGGCGCTGGTCGAAGCATCGGAAGCCGGACGGAAATATATCAATGTGGCCAGCCGCGTCTTGAGCGGCAAGTGA
- a CDS encoding HPr kinase/phosphorylase, with product MQKAVNIHGTAIVVGATGLLFLGPSGIGKSTLAFSCLASARQLGLSSALVADDRVLVSRRDRSVVAECPPSIAGLIEIRGTGILRIGSVLSNQMHFAVLPVDLATAERLPPEGAKIEVSKGIVLPAIHLSKTSINPLAIIMAMHPHYF from the coding sequence ATGCAAAAGGCAGTCAACATCCACGGCACCGCTATCGTGGTCGGCGCGACCGGGCTGCTCTTTCTCGGACCCTCCGGCATTGGAAAATCGACCCTCGCCTTTTCCTGTCTCGCATCGGCCAGACAGCTGGGACTGTCGTCGGCGCTGGTCGCTGACGATCGCGTGCTTGTCTCGCGTCGCGACCGCAGCGTCGTTGCCGAATGTCCACCGTCCATCGCCGGGCTCATCGAGATCCGGGGGACCGGGATCCTACGGATCGGCAGCGTCCTTTCCAACCAGATGCATTTCGCAGTGTTGCCTGTCGACCTTGCGACCGCCGAAAGGCTTCCGCCGGAAGGTGCCAAGATCGAGGTCTCCAAGGGCATTGTTTTGCCTGCGATCCACCTTTCAAAAACCAGTATCAATCCGCTTGCCATCATCATGGCGATGCATCCGCATTACTTCTGA